Below is a window of Gemmatimonadota bacterium DNA.
CCGTTTGATCATCTCGATGTGTACCAAACCATAGATCGCCATTTTCTGTTTGCCAGATATTTCGAGACGCGCGAATGGGCAATCCCGCATGCGCATCCTGGTATTTCCAGGTTGTGCTGTCGAAGCTGGATATACCTCCTCTGCACCGCGTTATGGTGCGCCCAAGATGTGATCCATGTGCAGCCCAAAGTGTGCCTTTTTGATCGTAAAATAGCTCATAGATTTTGCGACCTTCGTACACATGGGCGTTGCGTATCTCTTCAACGGGAATACTATCGACAAGGTGAGATATCCATTTCCCATCTTTGTAATGGCTCAATCCGCGAAGGGTTGCGATCCACACGCCGCCTTTGGGATCGGGTTCTACATCGTAAACCCTATTGTGAATCAATCCATCTGCCACGGTATAGTTGTGCCAGGTTTTGCCGTCAAAGTGCAAAACCCCGTTTCCACCCTTGACGCGATCAACGCCACCGCGTGCTTTAATATCTTTATTACTCGTGCGAATCCATATTCCGCCATCTATATCTTCGGCAAATTTTGATCCAACACCGTGTTCTCCCAACCCCGTTTTGCTATCCCATATACGCCACGTTTTTTCAATAAAGTTCGCGATAATCGGGCGACCTTTATACGAGCCAGCAAACCACGCTGAGCCATTGCGTGCTTGCATAAAGGCACTGATGTAATTCAATGAACCACCTTCCGGCAATGTGAATTTTTGCCACATATCCCCATCTTGCAAATAAAGCCCATCGCTACCATGCCACCACAAGCGCCCATCGCGCATTTTCCACGGAAGCATTTGGCGCGACACTTTACTGGTATCGGTTATAGCAATGCCGCCCTCGAATACGGTGTGATCAGCAGGTGTTTGGTTATTAGCAGTACAGCCAATAGCCATTGTTCCTGTAATAAACATCACCGCGATGTTGAACAGTGTGTTATTCATGATAAATCTCCTCTCCTGAACCTTTTTACGCAATCGCGTCTCCCAGGTTCCATATAACATAGCCCACGCAGATTTATACGTCAATCAAAAGGCTTGACAAAATGTGTGTTCTCGTGGTTTGCGAACCCATCACATTGCAAGGCGTATAAAAATTGGCTATATTTGTTTACCTCTCCTCTTAACAAATTGGAGCAATACAATGGCTTATCTCCCCGGTGTTCTCGCTGCCGAACTCGTCGGCGGGAATCAGATGGCGCTCTACACGCGCGACCATTGCCACCTGCAACCCTTTTCCCCATGGTTGCTCGTTGAGACGCCCGAAGAGTCTGCCCGGTCTGGCTTTTCAGGAGTTTCAGATTGCGTGCGTCTCAAAGGCGGCGGCGAATTTCGCGCGCGGATACACTTTCACAACTGGTCTCATTTTCTCGCGGCACGCGACCGCCTCGCTCAGGATGGCATTCCGCATTTTAATTTTAACAATCCCGTGCGGCAGCATCTGACGCTTTCGGGCCAAACCCTCTTTAGAGAGATGCGCTACGGCGACCTCCACCGCTTGCAACTCGATATCGAGACCCTCACGCTCGATCCCTCGGCACCCGATGCAGAGATTATTCTCATCTCAGTTTCCGATTCTCAGGGATATGAGACTGTATTGAGCGCTACGGATATGAGCGAGGCAGATCTGCTTCGCAATCTCAACAAAGTGATCGAAGTGCGCAACCCCGATACGATTGAAGGCCACAATATTTTTGAATTTGACTTGCCCCATCTCGTCGCCCGCGCTCAACACTATGGCCTTTCCCTCACATGGGGGCGCAATGGGTCGGCATTGCGCGCAGGGCATGGGCAGCGCGTCTTCAAAGTTGGGGCACAAATCCCGGGCTTTCGCCCGGCTTATGTCCATGGGCGACATATTATCGACACGCTGCAACAGGTACAGCGTTATGATACCGGGGGCAAGCTGGAGCGCTATGGCCTCAAGCAAGTCATCCACGCACTCGGTCTTGAGCGGGCAGGGCGCACGTTTGTCGATGGGGAAGAAATTGCCCATACCTGGCGCACCAATCCGCAACGTCTCATTGACTACGCGCTCGACGATGTGCGCGATGTCAAAGCGCTCAGCGAGGTGGTCGTTCCCACTGAATTTTATCAGACACAGATTTTGCCATACAACTTTCAAGACGCTGCGATCAGCGGTCCGGGCGAGAAAATCAACGCTCTCATGGTAGGGCTTTATCTGCGGCGCAATCTCGCCATTCCCAAACCGCGGCCCTCAAAGGGATTTAGCGGTGGCTATACGCGACTCGTGGCTTCGGGTATTTTTAAGCGGGTGGTCAAAGCCGATGTCGAAAGTCTTTATCCATCGATTATGCTGACCCAACAGATTCGCCCGGCAACCGATACTGAAAATGCTTTTTTGCCCATGCTCGAACACCTTACGCAGCGACGCCTTGAGGCCAAGACAAATTTTCAAAGTGCACGTGATGAAACCGACCGCGCATACTGGGATGGGCTGCAGGGCAGTTACAAAATTCTCATCAATTCTTTTTACGGATATCTGGGATACGGACGCGCGTGTTTTAACGACTACCACGCCGCGGAAAAAATTACTGTAGTCGGGCAGCAAATCGCCCGCCAACTCGTGGCTGAGTTGCGCGATGCCGGTGGGGATATTATCGAAGTAGATACCGATGGGGCTTATTTTGTTGCGCCACCGCACGTCAAGACAGAGGCCGATGAAGAACAACTCATAGAGGAAATTTCGACTGCCTTGCCCCGTGGTATTCATCTCTCGCACGACGGTCGCTTTAAAGGGATGATCAGTCTCAAGGCAAAAAATTATATTCTCGTCGATTACGATGGTCGTGTCTCGCTTGTGGGCAGCAGCCTGCGAAGCCGACGCGATGAGCGCATCTTTCGACAGTTTATTGCAGAGATTGCGCCCCTGCTCGTCGATGGCGATACAGATGCCGCTTCTCGCGCATATCTATCTCTGGGACGCAAGTTGCAAGACGGCGAAATTGATCCCGAAGATTTTTGCCGGTTTGAACGCATTACTAAAAAAACCTTTTCCAACCCGAATCTGAGCCGACTTGCTATGGCCGCTGCGGGTTGTCGCATTGGCGAGCGGATTGCGGTTTACCAGTGCCAGGATGGCTCCCTTTCCCGAACAGAATTTTTTACCCACGATGAAGACCGGGGCTATTTGTTGCGCCGATTGCACGATATGGCCGAGCGTTTTCGCGTTCTATTTCCCGATGGCGAATTCCGCCGTCTATTTCCCTTGATCCAGCCCGTCGCACGCGATCAACTCTGTCTGTTCTAACAAAAAAAGAGCAGGTAATTACCTGCTCTTTAATCCAAAAATTATGTAATAGGTGCTTGCGCTTTTGTTTAGTGCCCGCGATCCAATAACCGAGCAAGGCCGGATCCGGTCACGCGCCCAGTGCGGTCTGTTACGCGAACCCGTGTAACTACCACATTGCTCGTATCGCCCACGCCCTGTATCAAGTCTGCCACGCGCAGTTCAAAAATGTAATCTGCCGGTGCAGGCACGGGAAACTCGGGCGATGGTCCACTGCTATTTTGCAATCCCACGCGCGGTCCTGAAATCTGTGTCCAAAAATACATCAGCGCGTCCTGGTCTGGATCCGAACTGCCGGTGCCGTCTAAGATCACGCGCAACTCATCGTGAAAACCCAATTCCCGATCTGGGCCGACAACAGCAATGGGAGGGGCTTGCGTTACGGCAATACGCACGCCTGAGGTCACCAATATCTCAGATTGGCCGTCACCCAATTCTAAAAACAGTTCGTAAACACCGGGTTCAATGGGTGCTTTCCATACAACTGTTACCGAATCTTGAAACAGGTCAATCAGCGTATCCGCACGGCTGGCAGCAAATTCTCCTCCGGTCGCAATCCAGCGAAAATCCAACTCATCATTGTCTGGATCATCCGTCACGATGGTAATTTGTACTTCCTGTCCACGCCCCACTGATGGGTCAGACCCTCGGTCTGTGCGCAAATCCAGTAACTTGGGACCTTGCTGACGGTCGAGCAAGCTACAACCACCCAGACAGGATATACAGACACAGGTAAAAAATAATAGATGCGTTAGTTTCTGCATGACAAGACCATACGCCAGGGATTCTTTTTGTCAATACAATATCCAACAATTAAATAAGGTTTCTGTTCCAGAAATTTGTGAAGTTCTCCCAGCCCCAGCCCCTAACTTATTTCTCTTTTCGACATACCTGCCACACGGCTGCACTGAGGGTCAGAGCTGCAAATGCCACACTTATTATACCGCAAAACCAAAAATGGGTATTTGCACCAGATGTTGTGAGGTAAAGAGATTGGCGCAAACCATCCATACCGTAAGTCAATGGATTTATTGCCATCAGGTACGCCAGCCAGCGCGACGCGCCTTCTGCGGGGAAAAATGCGCCAGATAATGCCCACATGGGGAATAATAACAAATTCATCACCGCGTGAAATCCCGCAGTGGATGAAGCCTGCCAGGCTATTGCGAAGCCCAGAGCAGTGAGGGCAATGCCCAGTACAGCTAAAAATATGAGGGTCATGCCCAGAGATACGATGCTGATTGGAATATCTAAAAATGCCAAAAATACCAAAAATATCAGGCTTTCCAAAAAGGCGAGAGTTCCACCACCCAAAACCTTGCCGAACACCAATCCAATCCGCGATACGGGTGCGACCAGCACCGATTGCATAAATCCTTCGCGCCGGTCTTCAATGACCGAAATGGTCGAAAAGATCGCTGTAAATAACACAATCAGCAATAATATTCCCGGATAAATATATTCCAGATATCCACTGGAAATACCCAGGGGTGCGAAAGACTTTTCAAAACCAGCTCCCAATAGCAACCAGAACACGAGAGGTTGGCCTATTGCACCGAATAATCGATTGCGATCTCGGACGAAGCGCACCAGTTCGCGCCGCCAGAGCGACACCACGGGCAACCAGAAAGCCATTCGCACTACTGACCCTCCACGTGAAATCCGTGTCCTGTTCGCTGCACAAAAACATCCTCAAGTGTGGGCACGCTTAAGGTCATGGCTTGAACTTCCTCTCGCAGAAGGGGATACAACTGCGCCAACAGTCCTTGCCCGTCATCGCAGGGAATACGCACCTGCCCGTCAATTATCTGGACATCGCGGCCTAAAATTTTTTCGATTTGTAATTGCAGGCTTTT
It encodes the following:
- a CDS encoding DNA polymerase; translated protein: MAYLPGVLAAELVGGNQMALYTRDHCHLQPFSPWLLVETPEESARSGFSGVSDCVRLKGGGEFRARIHFHNWSHFLAARDRLAQDGIPHFNFNNPVRQHLTLSGQTLFREMRYGDLHRLQLDIETLTLDPSAPDAEIILISVSDSQGYETVLSATDMSEADLLRNLNKVIEVRNPDTIEGHNIFEFDLPHLVARAQHYGLSLTWGRNGSALRAGHGQRVFKVGAQIPGFRPAYVHGRHIIDTLQQVQRYDTGGKLERYGLKQVIHALGLERAGRTFVDGEEIAHTWRTNPQRLIDYALDDVRDVKALSEVVVPTEFYQTQILPYNFQDAAISGPGEKINALMVGLYLRRNLAIPKPRPSKGFSGGYTRLVASGIFKRVVKADVESLYPSIMLTQQIRPATDTENAFLPMLEHLTQRRLEAKTNFQSARDETDRAYWDGLQGSYKILINSFYGYLGYGRACFNDYHAAEKITVVGQQIARQLVAELRDAGGDIIEVDTDGAYFVAPPHVKTEADEEQLIEEISTALPRGIHLSHDGRFKGMISLKAKNYILVDYDGRVSLVGSSLRSRRDERIFRQFIAEIAPLLVDGDTDAASRAYLSLGRKLQDGEIDPEDFCRFERITKKTFSNPNLSRLAMAAAGCRIGERIAVYQCQDGSLSRTEFFTHDEDRGYLLRRLHDMAERFRVLFPDGEFRRLFPLIQPVARDQLCLF
- a CDS encoding multidrug ABC transporter permease, which translates into the protein MAFWLPVVSLWRRELVRFVRDRNRLFGAIGQPLVFWLLLGAGFEKSFAPLGISSGYLEYIYPGILLLIVLFTAIFSTISVIEDRREGFMQSVLVAPVSRIGLVFGKVLGGGTLAFLESLIFLVFLAFLDIPISIVSLGMTLIFLAVLGIALTALGFAIAWQASSTAGFHAVMNLLLFPMWALSGAFFPAEGASRWLAYLMAINPLTYGMDGLRQSLYLTTSGANTHFWFCGIISVAFAALTLSAAVWQVCRKEK